One genomic segment of Bacteroidota bacterium includes these proteins:
- a CDS encoding PD40 domain-containing protein: MNRLTAQVQWYESESQHFRVIYRAGHAHLVQHLLNSAEAALQRISIIFSYTPSGKIIINTHDVNDYGGAAASSVPVNYIWLDLSPLEPGYENIPYSERFQWLLNHELVHVVVNDLASNIERFTRSIFSKVAPVQSQPLTVLYSLLTNYGRYTPRWHQEGIAVFLETWMSGGFGRTMGSFDEMYFRSLVAEGKEFPSDIYLESKTPHRSFLTETNHYTYGGRFVSHLVKQYGTSKLFEWFTPPKTGFYRNFSQRFKQAYGTEFRTAWREFEQSEQQFQRSNLAILEGAQLTPITRLSDTRSGGVSHPHVDRSGRFLYWAEHRPHHLAGIQRFDRGTCTLIETETLPTPSTHQVTSTALNDETNSLFFTTNNNQFYRDLWMLDVATGKRRMLFEDCRVGHLTVSPVTGELWGIRHGGGIASLVSFTPPYDSLVEHTHFDIGDEIHGIAVSTDGSRLAAVLHRANGSQSIVLTDCDKIRKGQPASYSVITDEGSPENPSWSPDNKWLYWNAFTNGVSNIYRRSMDSGTIEAISHTRIGLFKPLYLSKDSVFAFEFSTDGFYPVIIPNTPAQRLPAIKYLGQQIQDMYPHVADFAVAQQERPHTTEQSLPANEYNGFDRLKVVSFVPVLTGFQSKKVLGVFTHISDPILNHDLVVETGVSPFRERSQPAQFHLRMKYEYLKSFEIGWEYNSPDFYDLFNKRKRGLYGNQFRLGNTHYWVYDNPYKLKQRSELTLYSGVEFINDNLVPVSQPDFVVGHTTLTSQYLRRSIGSSDHEFGNEIGITAMIFGANPRKPELGVQLYTEWDHFTTYLAPHNVLHLKMAAGYHATNKNLVQSRFYFGGFGNRAVENVDAKQFRTIFRFPGAPIYSIGVDRFAKLMVENNFPPLRFGDVSLGQHLLSHIDASLFSQTLLANGSRWFGVNAGFQMNGVFRHWFNLESTLSAGAARAWINGRHSDEWFVSFKLLKN; the protein is encoded by the coding sequence ATGAATCGACTGACTGCGCAAGTGCAGTGGTACGAAAGCGAAAGTCAACACTTCCGGGTTATCTATCGGGCGGGGCATGCGCATCTGGTTCAACATCTTCTGAACTCTGCAGAAGCAGCTTTGCAGCGCATCAGTATCATCTTTTCGTATACGCCGTCGGGCAAAATAATCATCAATACGCATGACGTAAACGACTATGGCGGTGCTGCCGCATCTTCAGTGCCTGTGAACTACATTTGGCTTGATCTTTCGCCTCTCGAGCCCGGTTACGAGAATATTCCGTACAGTGAGCGTTTCCAGTGGCTGCTGAATCACGAACTTGTTCATGTGGTTGTGAACGATTTGGCTTCCAACATAGAGAGGTTCACTCGTTCCATTTTTTCAAAGGTGGCTCCTGTTCAAAGCCAGCCTCTTACTGTACTCTATAGCCTGCTCACCAATTACGGACGATACACGCCACGGTGGCATCAGGAGGGTATTGCCGTGTTTCTGGAAACGTGGATGAGTGGTGGATTCGGAAGAACAATGGGAAGTTTTGATGAGATGTACTTCCGATCCCTCGTTGCAGAGGGGAAGGAGTTTCCCTCGGATATTTATCTCGAATCAAAGACCCCGCATCGATCATTCTTGACGGAAACAAATCACTACACATATGGTGGAAGGTTTGTTTCGCATCTCGTCAAACAATACGGGACTTCAAAACTCTTTGAGTGGTTTACTCCCCCAAAGACTGGCTTCTATAGGAACTTCTCCCAACGATTCAAGCAGGCGTACGGAACTGAATTCAGGACGGCATGGAGAGAATTCGAGCAGTCGGAACAGCAGTTTCAGCGCTCCAATCTTGCGATACTGGAAGGGGCCCAACTAACACCGATCACGCGATTGTCTGACACACGGTCCGGTGGTGTTTCGCACCCTCATGTTGACAGGTCAGGCAGATTTTTGTACTGGGCGGAGCACCGTCCCCATCACCTCGCGGGAATTCAACGCTTTGATCGTGGAACATGCACATTGATCGAAACCGAAACCTTGCCCACGCCCAGTACGCATCAAGTGACGTCAACTGCTCTCAATGACGAAACGAATTCGCTGTTCTTCACAACCAACAATAATCAATTCTATCGTGACCTTTGGATGTTGGATGTGGCAACAGGAAAGCGGAGAATGCTGTTCGAGGATTGTCGTGTCGGACACCTGACGGTATCTCCTGTTACAGGTGAACTTTGGGGAATCCGCCATGGCGGCGGCATTGCATCGCTGGTGAGTTTTACTCCGCCGTATGATTCGTTGGTAGAACACACACATTTTGATATTGGAGACGAAATACACGGTATTGCGGTGAGTACCGACGGCAGCCGGTTAGCAGCGGTACTTCATCGCGCAAACGGCAGTCAATCAATTGTCCTCACTGATTGTGACAAGATTCGCAAGGGCCAGCCTGCATCATATTCCGTTATCACGGACGAAGGCTCACCTGAGAATCCAAGTTGGAGTCCCGATAACAAATGGCTCTATTGGAATGCGTTCACCAATGGTGTGTCCAATATCTACAGAAGAAGCATGGACAGCGGAACAATTGAAGCAATCAGCCACACACGCATTGGCTTGTTCAAGCCGCTATATTTGAGCAAAGATTCAGTGTTTGCATTTGAGTTTTCAACAGACGGTTTCTATCCGGTAATCATTCCGAATACCCCGGCACAACGTCTTCCCGCCATCAAATATCTGGGACAGCAGATTCAGGATATGTATCCGCATGTTGCAGACTTTGCCGTTGCACAGCAGGAAAGGCCTCACACAACTGAACAGAGTCTGCCGGCCAACGAATACAACGGCTTTGATCGATTGAAGGTCGTGTCTTTCGTTCCGGTTCTTACCGGATTTCAATCTAAAAAAGTACTCGGCGTATTTACCCATATTTCCGACCCGATTCTGAATCATGATTTGGTCGTCGAAACAGGGGTAAGCCCGTTTCGTGAGAGAAGTCAGCCAGCGCAGTTTCACCTACGCATGAAATACGAGTATCTGAAATCATTCGAGATCGGTTGGGAGTACAATAGTCCCGATTTCTACGATCTCTTTAACAAGAGGAAACGGGGATTGTACGGCAACCAATTCCGATTGGGCAATACGCACTATTGGGTGTACGACAATCCATACAAGTTGAAGCAACGATCGGAACTCACACTCTACAGCGGAGTCGAATTCATCAATGACAATCTTGTGCCGGTATCGCAGCCGGATTTTGTTGTCGGACACACAACGCTTACCTCGCAATACCTCCGGAGATCCATCGGCAGCAGCGACCACGAATTCGGCAATGAAATCGGGATAACGGCGATGATCTTTGGAGCCAATCCGCGAAAGCCCGAACTCGGAGTGCAACTCTACACAGAGTGGGATCACTTTACGACGTACCTCGCTCCGCACAATGTACTGCATCTGAAGATGGCCGCAGGGTATCATGCAACAAACAAGAACCTTGTTCAATCACGATTCTATTTTGGCGGTTTTGGAAATCGGGCAGTTGAGAATGTTGACGCAAAGCAATTCCGCACAATCTTCCGTTTCCCCGGCGCTCCAATCTACAGCATCGGCGTTGATAGATTTGCAAAGTTGATGGTCGAGAACAACTTTCCGCCGTTGCGATTCGGGGATGTTTCTCTCGGGCAACACCTGTTGAGCCACATTGACGCGTCACTGTTTTCACAAACACTTCTCGCAAATGGCAGCAGGTGGTTTGGTGTCAATGCGGGGTTTCAGATGAATGGTGTTTTCAGGCATTGGTTCAATCTGGAATCTACACTCTCTGCCGGTGCGGCGCGGGCATGGATTAATGGCAGGCATTCCGATGAGTGGTTCGTTTCGTTCAAGCTTCTCAAGAACTAA
- a CDS encoding ABC transporter ATP-binding protein: protein MEALLSVDHLTVTTPEKGEVRTVVDDVSFSLRNGQVLAIVGESGSGKTSICRALTRLNPSSYTTTGIVRFDSKDLLTCNDEMLQDIRRHRIRYIFQEPHQALNPALTIRSQLLLSSGRKSPATGDLHNLLAAVGLRHTQEVLNSYPHKLSIGMAQRVMIAMAVLPQPSLLVADEPTSALDASQRYKLLDLLKSIHTQHGMAMIIVTHDLELARLYADDIAVLRNGQIIEYKTTASFFRSPKANYSKLLIDAMSMTDRGRPRMVKGKGDDATA, encoded by the coding sequence ATGGAAGCACTTCTATCCGTTGACCATCTCACTGTAACCACACCAGAGAAGGGTGAAGTCCGAACAGTCGTAGACGATGTTAGTTTCTCGCTGCGTAACGGACAGGTACTTGCTATAGTCGGAGAAAGTGGAAGTGGAAAGACTTCAATCTGCAGGGCACTGACACGACTCAATCCATCCTCATACACAACGACTGGAATTGTCAGGTTTGATTCGAAAGACCTGCTGACATGCAATGATGAGATGCTGCAAGATATCCGCCGCCACCGCATACGATATATCTTTCAGGAACCACATCAGGCACTGAATCCTGCTCTCACTATTCGCAGTCAACTATTGCTTTCATCCGGCAGGAAATCACCTGCAACCGGTGATTTGCACAACCTGTTGGCCGCAGTAGGACTCCGACACACACAGGAAGTACTCAACTCGTACCCGCACAAACTTAGCATTGGAATGGCCCAGCGAGTGATGATTGCCATGGCAGTTCTGCCGCAACCTTCCTTGCTCGTTGCCGACGAACCGACAAGCGCTCTCGATGCTTCACAACGTTACAAGCTTCTTGATCTTCTCAAGTCGATTCACACTCAACACGGCATGGCAATGATTATTGTCACGCATGACCTTGAGCTGGCAAGACTGTATGCCGACGACATCGCTGTTCTAAGAAACGGACAGATCATCGAATACAAAACAACAGCCAGTTTCTTTCGTTCTCCCAAAGCGAACTACTCCAAGTTGTTGATCGACGCCATGTCCATGACCGACAGAGGCAGGCCACGCATGGTCAAAGGAAAGGGTGACGATGCCACTGCTTGA
- a CDS encoding ATP-binding cassette domain-containing protein produces the protein MPLLEVTNLSTSVRISSFAGFRIVRRLVLDRISFSIEGDESFGVLGESGTGKSTLARCIAGLQQPDSGKILYKGVSLFPQKAHRSQFPLELQMVFQAGGASLDPTMSIEECLLEGIAAQELSSSKQDAVTPDSLLDSVGLRPELLSRYPFELSGGERQRVALARALAAKPRLLLLDEPTSALDLLTQAEIISLLQSIRQKEQLSFLLITHDVKLALFLCDRIAVLHQGRIVDEGTVNELLSLHNHPYTAQLFADARLSS, from the coding sequence ATGCCACTGCTTGAAGTAACGAACCTCTCAACTTCAGTCCGAATCAGTTCATTTGCAGGATTCAGAATCGTCCGGAGACTTGTACTTGATAGAATCTCATTCTCCATTGAGGGAGACGAAAGTTTCGGTGTATTAGGTGAAAGCGGAACAGGCAAATCGACACTTGCCCGATGCATAGCAGGATTGCAGCAACCTGATAGCGGCAAGATTCTATATAAGGGCGTCAGTCTGTTTCCGCAGAAAGCACATCGAAGCCAATTCCCTCTTGAATTGCAGATGGTGTTCCAGGCAGGTGGAGCTTCGCTTGACCCGACGATGAGCATTGAGGAGTGTCTGTTGGAGGGAATTGCGGCTCAAGAACTTTCAAGCAGCAAGCAAGATGCCGTGACACCGGACTCGCTCCTCGATTCTGTCGGCTTGCGACCTGAGTTGCTTTCACGATATCCGTTTGAACTGAGCGGAGGCGAGCGTCAGCGCGTTGCTCTCGCTCGTGCGCTTGCGGCAAAGCCACGGCTGTTACTGTTAGACGAGCCGACCTCAGCACTCGATCTGCTGACACAAGCTGAGATCATCTCACTTTTGCAATCCATCCGGCAGAAAGAGCAGCTTTCCTTTCTTCTGATAACCCACGATGTAAAACTGGCATTGTTCCTCTGTGACAGGATCGCCGTTCTTCACCAAGGAAGGATTGTCGATGAGGGTACGGTGAATGAACTTCTCTCGTTGCACAATCATCCGTACACGGCGCAACTGTTTGCTGATGCACGACTCAGTTCTTGA
- a CDS encoding ABC transporter ATP-binding protein: MKLLLSYLRQYWKLSLLALLLATINQTFSLLDPLIFRHIIDEYVTRFQEYTRSDFLKGVGLLLLAAMGVAFVSRVAKNFQDYVTNVITQRLGAQIYSDGLRHSLELPYQVFEDQRSGETLGKLQKVRSDVERMINAFINIVFMSLVGVIFVMIYAFSVHWLIATVYFSTVPLLAWLSSALSKKIKTLQKVIVAETTALAGSTTESLRNIELVKSLGLAQQEISRLNSTTDKILKLELKKVRYLRSLSFIQGTSVNFLRTTILGLMLFMIFDQQITFGQFFSLWIYSFFIFGPLQELGNVINIYRETEVSLKNFEDILNAPKEVKPANPIRVSDLKTLAFDQVSFKHQSASLHALNHISFSVEMGETVAFVGPSGSGKSTLVKLLIGLYAPQSGRILYNSSSREDVDLEHMRERIGFVTQDTQLFSGTIKENLLFVNPGATDKECLVVLEMAACQSLLVRADKGLHTLIGEGGVKVSGGEKQRLSIARALLRRPNLLVFDEATSSLDSLTEEEISETIRDVSMRKDLITILIAHRLSTVMHADRIYVLERGHIIEAGDHPTLLDLKGLYYAMWRQQIGERGSGMLLAAKESIKN, from the coding sequence ATGAAACTTCTCCTTTCGTACTTGAGACAGTATTGGAAACTGTCTCTTCTGGCACTACTGCTTGCCACCATCAATCAAACCTTCTCGCTGCTCGATCCTCTTATTTTCCGGCATATCATCGACGAGTACGTCACCCGATTTCAGGAGTATACGCGCAGCGACTTCCTCAAAGGTGTCGGACTGTTACTTCTTGCAGCGATGGGTGTAGCGTTTGTTTCCCGTGTAGCAAAGAATTTTCAGGACTATGTCACAAATGTCATTACGCAGCGTTTAGGGGCTCAGATTTATTCCGACGGCTTGCGTCATTCGCTTGAGCTTCCGTATCAAGTGTTTGAAGATCAGCGAAGCGGAGAAACATTAGGCAAGTTGCAAAAAGTACGATCCGATGTTGAGAGGATGATTAATGCCTTTATCAACATTGTGTTCATGTCACTGGTCGGTGTTATCTTTGTTATGATTTATGCCTTCAGCGTGCATTGGTTGATTGCAACCGTGTATTTTTCAACGGTACCGTTGCTTGCATGGCTGAGCTCGGCACTGAGCAAGAAAATCAAGACTCTGCAGAAAGTCATTGTTGCCGAAACGACGGCCCTCGCAGGCTCGACCACCGAGTCCCTCAGGAATATCGAATTGGTGAAGAGTTTAGGACTTGCACAACAGGAGATCTCGCGGCTGAACAGCACTACGGACAAGATTCTCAAGCTTGAACTCAAGAAAGTCCGGTATCTGCGCAGCCTCAGCTTCATTCAGGGCACATCTGTGAATTTCTTGAGAACGACGATACTCGGCCTCATGCTCTTCATGATTTTCGACCAGCAGATCACGTTCGGGCAGTTTTTTTCGTTGTGGATATACTCGTTTTTCATTTTCGGGCCGTTGCAGGAACTCGGCAATGTCATCAACATTTATCGTGAAACCGAGGTATCACTGAAGAATTTCGAGGATATCCTGAATGCTCCCAAAGAGGTGAAACCGGCGAATCCCATACGCGTTTCGGATCTCAAAACACTTGCTTTTGATCAAGTGAGTTTCAAACATCAGTCAGCTTCTCTTCACGCGCTTAATCATATTTCGTTCTCTGTGGAAATGGGCGAGACCGTTGCTTTTGTCGGCCCGTCCGGGTCAGGCAAATCGACGCTCGTGAAGCTGCTGATCGGGCTGTACGCGCCGCAGTCGGGAAGGATTCTCTACAACAGCTCGTCGCGGGAGGATGTTGATCTTGAACATATGCGCGAACGGATCGGATTCGTCACACAAGATACACAGTTGTTCTCCGGAACCATCAAGGAGAATCTCCTTTTTGTCAACCCTGGCGCAACAGACAAGGAATGTCTGGTAGTGCTGGAAATGGCCGCATGTCAATCGTTGCTTGTTCGGGCGGACAAAGGGTTACACACGCTTATTGGTGAAGGTGGCGTGAAAGTATCGGGAGGCGAGAAGCAACGGCTTTCCATTGCGCGGGCCCTCTTGCGACGCCCGAACCTTCTGGTGTTCGATGAAGCGACATCATCACTGGATTCTTTGACAGAGGAGGAAATCAGCGAAACTATCCGTGACGTATCGATGCGTAAAGATCTTATTACGATTCTGATTGCTCACCGGCTTTCCACTGTAATGCACGCGGACAGAATCTACGTCCTCGAACGGGGCCACATTATTGAAGCAGGAGATCATCCAACACTTCTCGATCTGAAGGGCTTGTATTATGCCATGTGGCGTCAACAAATCGGCGAACGCGGGAGCGGGATGTTGCTTGCAGCAAAGGAGTCGATCAAGAACTGA
- the rocD gene encoding ornithine--oxo-acid transaminase: MGKTSKTQALIALEEKLGAHNYHPLDVVIQKARGVWVYDVEGRKYLDCLAAYSAVNQGHCHPKIAAAFVKQAKRVTLTSRAFRNDQLPMLYKALHDMTRYDMSLPMNSGAEAVETAVKAARKWGYKVKGIPENQAEIICCTDNFHGRTTTIVSFSTDAQYRDGFGPFTPGFRIVKYGDIDDLRRNITPNTAAFLVEPIQGESGIVLPPEGYLREAAALCKENNVLLIVDEIQSGLGRTGKLFAFEHENVRPDMVIIGKALGGGFYPISAVLASKGILGVFHPGDHGSTFGGNPLAAAVAVAALRVLVKEKLIARSKTLGQYFMAQLRAIKNPHIVTVRGRGLWIGLVLDTKARPYCEALMKRGVLCKETHENVIRFAPPLVIKKSEVKWVCKQIAAVMQELS; the protein is encoded by the coding sequence ATGGGCAAGACTTCAAAAACACAAGCATTGATTGCGCTCGAAGAAAAGTTGGGCGCGCACAATTATCATCCACTCGATGTCGTGATTCAAAAAGCACGAGGCGTATGGGTCTATGATGTCGAAGGAAGGAAATATCTCGACTGTCTTGCCGCATACTCGGCGGTTAACCAGGGGCATTGCCATCCCAAGATAGCGGCGGCCTTTGTCAAACAAGCAAAGCGAGTAACACTGACAAGCCGCGCATTTCGTAACGACCAGCTCCCGATGCTGTACAAGGCATTGCATGATATGACGCGTTATGACATGTCGCTACCGATGAACTCCGGAGCCGAAGCGGTTGAAACGGCAGTAAAAGCTGCACGCAAGTGGGGATACAAGGTGAAGGGTATTCCTGAAAATCAGGCGGAGATCATTTGCTGCACCGATAACTTCCACGGGCGTACGACCACAATCGTCAGCTTTTCAACAGACGCGCAATATCGCGACGGATTCGGGCCCTTTACTCCGGGTTTCCGTATAGTGAAATACGGCGACATTGATGATTTGAGAAGAAACATTACTCCTAACACGGCGGCATTTTTGGTTGAACCTATACAGGGTGAATCGGGAATTGTGCTTCCGCCGGAGGGATATTTGCGGGAGGCTGCTGCGCTCTGCAAGGAAAACAATGTTCTTCTGATTGTCGATGAAATTCAGTCCGGATTGGGCAGGACGGGGAAGTTGTTTGCGTTCGAACATGAGAATGTTCGGCCCGACATGGTGATCATCGGCAAAGCATTGGGCGGCGGGTTCTATCCCATTTCGGCAGTGCTTGCCAGCAAAGGGATCCTCGGCGTATTTCATCCCGGGGATCACGGCTCGACCTTCGGCGGAAACCCGCTTGCCGCAGCCGTTGCCGTTGCTGCGCTACGAGTTCTGGTAAAGGAAAAGCTCATTGCACGATCCAAAACTCTTGGACAGTACTTCATGGCACAACTTCGTGCAATAAAGAATCCACACATTGTCACGGTACGCGGACGCGGATTGTGGATCGGGCTTGTGCTTGACACGAAAGCCCGGCCGTATTGTGAAGCATTGATGAAACGCGGCGTCCTTTGCAAAGAAACACATGAGAATGTCATTCGATTTGCCCCGCCGCTTGTAATCAAGAAATCGGAAGTGAAGTGGGTGTGCAAACAGATTGCCGCTGTTATGCAAGAGCTCTCCTGA
- a CDS encoding SDR family oxidoreductase has translation MKSTFSYSKNQWGLILGASSGFGAATARELARHGMSIIGVHFDRAAGMPAVEALIEELQGYGVHVRFFNVNASDPQKRAEVLDTMKEEFGSDSANTIRVLMHSLAFGSLKPLVSPKSGVSLTQAQIEMTMDVMANSLVYWTQAVMERGLMKRGGRVYAMTSSGGHSSLLNYGAVSAAKAALESYIRQISLELGPLGITANTILGGVTDTPALKKIPGASEMLEVARARNPSMRNCTPEDVAKAIALLAHDDAHFISGNVIRVDGGEDYVQYIGKKSVERPD, from the coding sequence GTGAAATCAACATTTTCCTACAGCAAGAACCAATGGGGGCTTATTCTCGGCGCGTCCAGCGGGTTCGGTGCGGCAACTGCACGCGAACTTGCACGGCACGGCATGAGTATCATCGGCGTCCATTTCGATCGCGCTGCGGGGATGCCTGCTGTTGAAGCCTTGATCGAGGAGCTGCAGGGATACGGAGTTCATGTACGCTTCTTCAACGTGAATGCCTCTGACCCTCAGAAGCGTGCCGAGGTGCTGGATACGATGAAAGAGGAGTTTGGATCCGATTCAGCAAATACGATTCGCGTGCTCATGCACTCGCTCGCATTCGGAAGCCTCAAACCTCTCGTTTCGCCAAAGTCAGGAGTGTCGCTCACACAAGCCCAGATTGAAATGACGATGGATGTAATGGCGAACTCGCTGGTGTATTGGACGCAGGCTGTCATGGAAAGGGGATTGATGAAACGCGGCGGCAGGGTCTATGCAATGACGTCATCCGGCGGGCATTCGTCGTTATTGAACTACGGCGCAGTTTCAGCCGCAAAGGCGGCGCTGGAATCATACATCAGGCAAATTTCGCTTGAGCTTGGCCCTTTGGGAATTACTGCCAACACGATTCTTGGAGGCGTTACCGATACTCCTGCCCTCAAAAAGATTCCCGGAGCAAGTGAGATGCTCGAGGTTGCACGAGCCCGCAACCCTTCAATGCGCAACTGTACGCCGGAGGATGTTGCCAAGGCGATTGCGCTGCTTGCTCACGATGATGCTCATTTTATTTCAGGGAACGTAATTCGGGTTGACGGCGGGGAAGATTACGTGCAATACATAGGGAAGAAAAGCGTCGAAAGGCCGGATTAA
- the glmS gene encoding glutamine--fructose-6-phosphate transaminase (isomerizing) — protein MCGIVGYVGPRNCVPIILEGLKRLEYRGYDSAGIALVKDGLFSIDKKAGKVADLVQHLSQYNGSLNAQLGMGHTRWATHGEPNDTNAHPHWDSEEEIAIIHNGIIENYSTIKTKLVREGHVFRSATDTEVLAHLIEEMYKRTQNLASAVRHALAEVEGTYGLVVLSTHEPDKMIAARKGSPLIIGVGDGENFVASDAAAIVDHTRQVIYMKDGEVAEITATNIRTMTIDDEETEREIEEITFELSQIERGGYDHFMLKEIHEQPETITNAMRGRLQVDEGTVVLGGLREVQDKLLKARRIVITACGTSWHAGLVGEYLFEEIARIPTEVEYASEFRYRNPIINNDDVVFLISQSGETADTLAAGREAKQKGATVLGIVNVVGSTIARESHGGVYVHAGPEIGVASTKAFTSQLTVLSLITLMVARAKGTITVKHAQVLSQELAAIPEKVAKILAKTTGQIKEIAEEFRNAQNFLYLGRGANFPVALEGALKLKEISYIHAEGYPAAEMKHGPIALIDENMPVVFVVPKDGIYEKVISNLQEVKARRGRIIAVANEDDHEIEELADFVIRVPRTYGYFGPIVNIIPLQLLSYYMAVARGTNVDQPRNLAKSVTVE, from the coding sequence ATGTGTGGCATCGTAGGTTATGTCGGTCCACGGAATTGTGTGCCGATTATTCTTGAAGGATTGAAACGACTCGAGTATCGCGGCTACGATTCGGCCGGAATCGCTCTCGTGAAGGATGGGTTGTTCAGCATCGACAAGAAGGCAGGAAAAGTCGCCGATCTGGTACAGCATCTAAGCCAGTATAACGGCTCGTTGAATGCCCAACTCGGCATGGGGCATACACGGTGGGCTACGCATGGTGAACCGAACGACACCAATGCCCACCCGCATTGGGACTCCGAAGAGGAGATTGCCATCATTCACAACGGCATCATCGAAAACTACTCAACCATCAAAACGAAACTCGTGCGTGAAGGCCACGTGTTTCGCAGCGCCACCGACACCGAAGTTCTGGCTCATCTCATCGAAGAAATGTACAAACGGACGCAGAATCTTGCCTCCGCGGTTCGTCATGCCCTTGCCGAAGTGGAGGGAACCTACGGGCTTGTCGTTCTCTCGACGCATGAACCTGACAAAATGATTGCCGCAAGAAAAGGAAGTCCGCTGATTATCGGTGTGGGGGATGGAGAGAATTTTGTCGCCTCCGATGCCGCGGCGATTGTTGACCATACGCGGCAGGTGATTTATATGAAAGATGGCGAAGTGGCGGAAATCACCGCAACGAACATTCGAACGATGACCATTGATGACGAGGAAACAGAACGTGAAATCGAGGAAATAACCTTCGAATTATCGCAAATTGAACGCGGCGGCTACGATCATTTCATGCTCAAGGAGATTCACGAGCAACCTGAGACGATCACCAATGCAATGCGGGGACGCCTTCAAGTTGATGAGGGGACTGTGGTTCTCGGAGGATTGCGCGAGGTACAGGACAAGTTACTCAAGGCACGTCGTATCGTCATTACGGCCTGTGGAACGTCGTGGCACGCCGGACTTGTCGGGGAGTACTTGTTTGAAGAAATTGCCCGGATTCCGACGGAGGTGGAATATGCATCGGAGTTCCGTTACCGCAACCCCATTATCAACAACGACGATGTCGTATTTCTGATCAGTCAAAGCGGTGAAACGGCGGATACGCTTGCGGCCGGACGGGAAGCGAAGCAGAAAGGCGCAACTGTACTCGGCATCGTCAATGTCGTGGGAAGCACAATTGCCCGTGAGTCGCACGGTGGCGTCTACGTGCATGCCGGTCCGGAAATCGGCGTTGCCTCGACAAAGGCATTTACATCGCAACTAACTGTGTTGTCACTGATCACTCTGATGGTTGCCCGTGCAAAGGGAACTATCACGGTTAAACATGCGCAAGTACTTTCACAAGAACTGGCGGCAATCCCGGAAAAAGTGGCCAAAATTCTCGCCAAGACGACGGGACAGATCAAGGAAATTGCCGAAGAATTTCGAAATGCCCAGAACTTCCTGTATCTCGGTCGCGGAGCAAATTTCCCCGTGGCGTTGGAAGGCGCTCTGAAGCTTAAGGAAATCTCCTACATCCATGCCGAAGGATATCCGGCAGCGGAAATGAAACACGGTCCGATTGCCTTGATTGATGAGAATATGCCGGTCGTGTTCGTCGTTCCGAAGGACGGGATTTATGAGAAAGTCATCAGCAACCTGCAGGAAGTAAAAGCCCGTCGCGGACGCATTATTGCCGTAGCAAATGAAGATGATCATGAAATTGAAGAGTTGGCGGATTTCGTGATTCGTGTGCCGCGTACGTACGGCTATTTCGGCCCCATCGTGAACATCATCCCTCTGCAACTTCTGTCGTATTACATGGCGGTAGCGAGAGGCACGAACGTGGACCAGCCGCGAAATCTCGCAAAGAGCGTAACCGTAGAATAG